From a single Capsicum annuum cultivar UCD-10X-F1 chromosome 12, UCD10Xv1.1, whole genome shotgun sequence genomic region:
- the LOC107850760 gene encoding co-chaperone protein p23-1 isoform X1, translating into MLSPFSKPKMSRHPIVKWAQRSDKLFITVELPDAKNVKQKLEPEGKFFFSATAGADNVPFEADLHLFDKIDVDESKSSVTSRSICYLVKKAEDKWWARLVKQEGKPPTFLKADWDKWVDEDEQDGAPAGPDMDFGDIDFSQLNMGGGSGDFDADVPEGEDDSDTEEEIEEGNHGHSEPQAAATASTELETKA; encoded by the exons ATGCTCTCTCCCTTTTCCAAACCAAAAATGAG CCGACATCCTATTGTCAAGTGGGCCCAGAGGTCTGACAAGTTGTTTATCACAGTTGAGTTACCTGATGCCAAGAATGTAAAGCAGAAACTAGAACCAGAAGGAAAATTCTTCTTTTCTGCAACTGCTGGAGCTGATAATGTACCATTTGAAGCGGATCTTCACCTCTTTGACAAAATAGATGTTGAT GAGAGCAAATCTAGTGTTACATCTAGAAGTATCTGCTATCTTGTAAAGAAGGCAGAAGACAAGTGGTGGGCCAGACTTGTAAAGCAGGAAGGTAAACCTCCAACATTTTTGAAAGCTGACTGGGACAAATGGGTTGATGAAGATGAACAAGACGGTGCAC CAGCTGGACCAGATATGGATTTTGGCGACATCGACTTTTCG cAACTCAACATGGGCGGTGGTTCGGGGGATTTTGATGCCGATGTGCCTGAAG GAGAAGATGATAGCGACACTGAAGAAGAAATTGAGGAAGGAAATCATGGCCATAGTGAACCTCAAGCAGCAGCTACTGCAAGCACTGAACTTGAGACAAAAGCTTGA
- the LOC107850760 gene encoding co-chaperone protein p23-1 isoform X2, whose product MLSPFSKPKMSRHPIVKWAQRSDKLFITVELPDAKNVKQKLEPEGKFFFSATAGADNVPFEADLHLFDKIDVDESKSSVTSRSICYLVKKAEDKWWARLVKQEGKPPTFLKADWDKWVDEDEQDGAPGPDMDFGDIDFSQLNMGGGSGDFDADVPEGEDDSDTEEEIEEGNHGHSEPQAAATASTELETKA is encoded by the exons ATGCTCTCTCCCTTTTCCAAACCAAAAATGAG CCGACATCCTATTGTCAAGTGGGCCCAGAGGTCTGACAAGTTGTTTATCACAGTTGAGTTACCTGATGCCAAGAATGTAAAGCAGAAACTAGAACCAGAAGGAAAATTCTTCTTTTCTGCAACTGCTGGAGCTGATAATGTACCATTTGAAGCGGATCTTCACCTCTTTGACAAAATAGATGTTGAT GAGAGCAAATCTAGTGTTACATCTAGAAGTATCTGCTATCTTGTAAAGAAGGCAGAAGACAAGTGGTGGGCCAGACTTGTAAAGCAGGAAGGTAAACCTCCAACATTTTTGAAAGCTGACTGGGACAAATGGGTTGATGAAGATGAACAAGACGGTGCAC CTGGACCAGATATGGATTTTGGCGACATCGACTTTTCG cAACTCAACATGGGCGGTGGTTCGGGGGATTTTGATGCCGATGTGCCTGAAG GAGAAGATGATAGCGACACTGAAGAAGAAATTGAGGAAGGAAATCATGGCCATAGTGAACCTCAAGCAGCAGCTACTGCAAGCACTGAACTTGAGACAAAAGCTTGA